Genomic window (Candidatus Nealsonbacteria bacterium CG07_land_8_20_14_0_80_39_13):
TCAAATTAAAAATATGTTTTTAATAGATATTTTTTATACAGTTTTATATCAGCCATTTTTTAACGCCCTGATTCTACTTTATGAACACTTCCCTCTTCATGATTTCGGCATAGCCATCATTCTTTTGACGATCATTATCAGATTGATTCTTTACCCTCTTATGGGAAAATCAATCAAAGCTCAAAAAGCGATGGCTGAACTCCAGCCGAAGATTCAAGCCATCCAAAAGAAGTACGAGAAAGACAAAGAGACGCAAGCTAAAGAAGTTATGGCTCTTTATCAAAGAGAAAAAATAAACCCCTTGGGGGGATGCTTGCCTGTTTTGGTCCAGTTGCCTGTTTTTATCGCCCTCTTCTACCTTCTTAAGGATTTCGGTAATGGTCTTGATAATTCCAGATTTCTTTACTCTTTTATTTCCATCCCCGGAGGAATGCCTTCAGAGCTTTTTTTCTTGGGGATAATAAACCTTGCCGTTGCCTCTCTCCCTTTGGCGATCATTGTCGGCATTACCCAGCTCGTCCAGTCAAAGATGTTGTCTTTTGGCGCTAAAAAAGATAAAAAGGAGGAGGGGAAGCAAAATGACAGTATGGCCCAAATGACAAGCATAATGCAGGGCCCGATGCTTTACCTCTTTTCCTTTTTTGCCGCCATTGTCTGTCTGCAGCTTCCTTCAGCTATTGCTCTCTATTGGGCCACCAATAATTTATTTTCCATAGTCCAGCAGAAATTAATTTTGGCTAAATGCAAAACGCAAAGCGAAAAATGCAAAATAACAATGTAAAATTTATAACTTATGTTGAGTCAAGAAAATTTGGAAATAATAAAAAAAACAGTATCGGAATTCTTTGAGAAGACTTCTTTTGCCTGTGAGATTGAATTTCTTCCCCAAGACGGACTTACTCTGCCGGTTAATTTGGAGTGTGAAGAGTCGCAGATTCTGATAGGAGAGGGCGGGCAAACTCTGTTTGAAATCCAGCACATTCTAAGATCGATGTTGAGGAAAAAAATATCAGAGCCGTTTTTTCTTGATATAGATATCTCAAATTATAAAAAAAAGAAATGCGATCAGTTGAAGGAAACAGCAAGGCGTATGGCAGATGAAGTTTCCCTTTATAGAACGGAAAAAGAGATGGCTTCGATGTCAGCTTATGAAAGAAGAATAATCCATATGGAATTGGCTGACAGAAGCGATGTCGTCACTGACAGCATCGGCGAAGGGCTGGAGCGAAGGATAATAGTAAAACCTAAAAACTTGTAAACAAAAAAAGGAGCTTAGCTCCTTTTTTGTATCAGCGACATCAGTGTTTATGGATGGGGTAATGTCGGTAATTTGAATACTACCAGTTCGGGATTGATGACTTGGATGATGATATAAGAGGCCATGATTATAGCCAGACCCAGAAGCGCATCTCTGATCCTGTCTTTGGCGTTGCGGATTTTGCTATCGTTCCCTGCTGAAGTGAGCCAATCAAAACCGGCCCAAACAAAAGAAACGAAAGCGGCGATTCCGGAAGTAAAGACGATGAAGTAGTAAAACCAAACAGCCAACTGGTTGAGTTTTTGGTCATTGTTCAAATCAAGGCTTCCGACAATAGGATAGTCCAAATTAAGACAAAGGTTGCCGGGCGCAGGGTCTCCCCCTCCGGCATTAGTAGGGCAAGAAGCGGCAAAAGAAAAAGCCGGGAAAACCAAGAATGTTAAAGTTGATATTATGAATAAATGTTTTTTCAAATTTGTCATGTTATTTTCAATATACTTTATTTCAGATATTAATTCCAGAGGGAAACTTTCCATTTCAAAAAAGATCTCGGAGCTTTTGTAAAAATGTCTTCTTTCTTGTTGTTTCGAACACGCATATTGTCCAAAAAGGGATCATCCCGAGGAAAGGGATTGCTTCTCCTACAAAAGTAGACAGTGTTCGAACGATGGTCATTTTTGTTTCTCGCTTGGCCATTTGCTTCGCCAAAACTTCAGCCACCCTTTTGCTTTTTTTTGCCACTTTATCTATGAAAGTTTTTTTCCCTTGTGTATGTTTTTTTGTTTTTAAATAAATCCATCCTCCGATAATGAGCCCCGTGATTATATCAAGGGCAATAAGAGCCAGCTTTGGTAAAACTGTTACGTCAAAGATTTCAAAAATATCAAGACCGTCGACGAGTATGGCGAAAAAGAAAACAAGCAAGAAGTCAATGTCAGTAAGTTTAGCAGGGGCTTCTTCCAACTCTTGATAGTATTTATTTATATCTTCGTTTGAATCTTGTTCTCCCTCCGCCGGCGCTTCTGATTCATCGGTTTTTTCCCTCTTGTCTTCTTCGCCTATCCCTTTAATAAAATTATCTATGCGGGACTCAATTGTTTTCTTTTCCTCTATCATAGGGTTACTTTTTTGGCTTTTCTAATTTTTATAATTTCTTCAGGAGAAGTGGTGATTATTTGGTCTTCAGCATAGGAGGCAATGACTTTTATGGCCACGTGCTTTTGCCCGGCGAAGAATATGCCCTCCCCCACTTCTGATTCCAAGAGCAGATATTTTTCTTCTTCAGTCAGATTGAAGGTTTGCTTGACTGTTCCAATTGTCGCCGGAGATTGTTTCAGAAGAATTTGGATGGAGGAGTTGCTGATAATCGGCTGGCCGTAAGACGATTTCATAAAATCATTGACGTCTTGAGTGATGGTCGTTACCCCGAGCCAGTATTTTCTCGCTCTTTTGCATATTCCGTAAAGGAAGGAAGCTCCGTCTTCGGATTTCATAAGCCACCAGGCCTCATCTATAACCAAAATTCTTTTCTTTAATTCTGAACGGACTTTATTCCAGATATATCTCATAACGATAAACATGGCCATTGGCCTTAGTTCGTCTTCCATATCCCTGATGCCGAAAACAACAAGAGGCTTATCAGTGGAGATGTTGGTTGTCTGGTTGAAGAATTGAGAAAAAGTTCCTTTGGTGAATTTTTTAATTCTCCTGACTAAAGAGTCAGCTCCCTCCATTGTTTCCAGCACGGTTTCAAGGTCTTCCAGTATAGGCAAGTTTTTCCTCCATTCCTTCGGGTTTGTTTCCGGGGTAATATCTTTTGAAGCGTAAGTTTCCGACAAAGCCCGGTCTATAATGGCGTCTTCTTCGGGAGTAAGTCCGCCAAGCATAATTCTTAAAAGTCCGACTAAGTTGATGATATTAGAGCGCAAAATATCTTCCGGTCTTTCTCCCTCTCTTGGTTCCGGCAAGTCAAAAGGATTGATGTGGTTAGGCGCGGAAAGAGAGATGTCAAGGAAAGAGCCACCGACAGCGTCAGACAATGTCCTGAATTCATTTTCAGGGTCAAGAACAATAACATCAACCCCTTGCATCAACTGGCGTAATATCTCTATTTTCTCCAGATAGCTTTTACCTGAACCGGATTTGGCGAATATGACCATATTGCTGTTTTCCAAGGTAAATCGGTCAAATAAGATTAAGGAATTGTTGTGTTTGTTTAATCCGTAAAGTATTCCTTCGTTGGAGCTCAAATCAGAAGATACAAAAGGAAAGACGCTGGATAACGGCTCGGTATTCATTGAGGTATAAACTTGGAGTTGGTCTTTTCCGTAAGGGGCGGTGGAGTTGAACCCTTCTTTCTGTTGGTAGAGCGCCAGATTCAAGTAAATTAACCTTGATTCCAAAATTGACCGAAGAGTGTTTTGGTCATCTTTAAGCTGGTCCAGATTGTCTCCGTAGACAGTCAGGTAGAGTCCCATTTGGAACATTTTTTCTTGAGCTGTCTGGAGGCTGTCCCTTAAGGTTTCCATATCCTGAAAGGCGACTTCTAAGGCCGGGTCTCTTATCTCCCCTTTTTCTGATTTTTCTGATATATCAGCCGTGACTTCAGTTACTTTTTTGCGGAGTTTTTTCAGAACTGGCCCTGTGTCAATGGGATTAATATGAATTCCTATATCCATAGGGCTGTTGAGGTTGATTATCGGAGAGAACCAGCCGGTGCTTAAATATCTTGGGTAAGAAAAAATGGAAAATGATCTGGCTTTTTTTCTTTCCAGTTCTATGTGGTCAAAATTTATGACAACCGAAGAAGGAGCAATGATGTCTCTCGCTTCTATTGTTTGTTTCCTTGAAATGTCTTTAGGCATTTCCGTTCTTTTTTTGAAAAATGGTAAATTCATTTATTTACTGATTTAGTTCTTCCGGTATTTCCGGGTAATATCCTGTTTCCGCTTGTTCCGGATGATAAAGCGCCCAAAAAAGCTCAATCAGCTCCACTGTCGTCAGGGAAGCTGTCTGCAGACCGCATCTTCTTAAACCCATGGCGATAAATTCCATTCTCTGCCATAGCTGGGCTTTGTTTCTTCGGAATTGTTCTTCTGCCGCAGAGCCTTTTTCCCGCACCCCGGGTATGGTTATGGCTGTGAAAGGCACGATGACGAAGAAGTTTTTTGACATTATCGTTCCTCCTGAAATTATTTTTTGGATAAAAGCGCGGTATTCAGAGGTCTGGATTTTGAGAAGCTCGTCTTTTTGGCCTTCTTCAAGTTTTTTCAGTTTATCCAAGTATCCGGTGATATTCAGTTTTCTTGATTGGATTACGATTTGGATTGAAAAATCAAGCGAGTTCAGGAAGTCTTGGAATTGGTAAATTATGGCTGTCTGTTCATCTTCTGATTTTAAAGCAAAATTAATTGAGGAGGTCATTAAAACTCCCCTCAATGATTTGTCTTTGAGGATAATAACTCCTTCTTTTATTTTATCTATTTCCAGAAATTGCTGGGTCGGCGTTTTAGCCATTTTTTTGTTGCTCTTGGCCGCTCGTTTCCAGGCGGTTATAGAGATTTTTTATCCTGCTTTTTTTGACAATCCTTAAAAGCGGTTCATCCGCAGTTTCTTTTTTCCCCGGCCTCGTCTCTTTGACCATTATTATCGGGGTGTCTTTTTTTTGCCAGAGGTATTTTTTTGTTGAAATATTAAAATTAAGAAAATCCACCAAAATAGCAGGGAGGCTTTTGCCGTTGATTTTCAAGAAGGCCAGAGCCACTCCCAGCCCGCCGACGACAAGACATATCAGTATGAAATTTAGAAAAGAAATGGTCGGGAAGGCGAATTTGACGATGAAACAGATGACGAAAGCCGAGCCGACGAAAAGGGACTGCTTAAAAGTAAGCGGGCCGACTATTTTTGATTCATATTCAATAAATTGCGGAACAGTAAATCTCATAAAAATTTCAAATACCAAATTACAAATTTCAAATGAATGTCAGATGGCTAAAAATTTAATTGCCCGGTCTTTTTTGGGAGCTATTTCTGATTGATGAAAATATCAAAGTAAGTTCTTGGGCTTCTTGCCATAATCGCTCTGCGTCATGCTTTGATTCCGGAATAGTAATCTTTATTATTCTCAGCCAATATTTAGTTTCCTTTGATTCTTTCTTGCAAATTCCTATTTTATGTTCAAAGTCTTTTCTCGATTCTGCTCCATCGGCTTCGCAATAATTAGCCCCGATACTTGTCCCCGCTTTCACTAATTGAGTGATCAGGGGCAAGGTTATCACGTTCTTGGGTATTCTTGTTGCGAACTTGACTATCTCTTCTCCGAAAACAGCGGTACGCTCCCCTAAGTTATATATCTTTTTATTGCCTGCGTCCTCGCTTCGGATTTCATTTGTCATTTGGAATTGGTTTATAAAATTTAGATTTCATTTGGAATTTGATATTTGTAATTTGAGATTTATCCAATGGGTTCGCGGTATTTGCTCGGCGTCGTTGGTGTTGCTTCTATTTTTATTTTTGTTTCTTCTATCTCTTTTTTTATCGTCTCCGTTTCGCTTCCTCCCCTGTAAAGGAGGTCCAGTTCATTGTGGACTTTATGGAAGATGAAGCGGTAAAGCTCATCTGATATTTTTTTTGCCAAGTCGTATTCCAAACCGACTTCTTTTTCAAGCGTTTCAGCTAAATTTTCCGCCGGCAAGGCGCCGACCAGAACTTGGCCGGTGTATCCCACAATACTGCTAAGCTTTTCGGCGACATCATTTTTTTCACAGACATCATAGATATTATTACCTGTTTCTTCGGCGAAAAGAGCCTCCTGTAGCTCTTGAGGCAGTTTTTTGTAGAGCTCCCAAAATTTTTCTTTAGAAAGAGTCGGCATATGATTTGTATGTTTATATTTTATCATAAACAGAACAGACTTCAAAAGGGTTTTTGCGGAATAGCGGGAAAACACGCTATGCTATTGACAAGAAATATAGATATGCTATGATTACAGCATAGATAGTAAGGTTAAAAAAATGGTAGTCCTTTAAAAATTTACATTTTGTTTTTTTATCGCAGAATCGAAAGAAACGACAGATGTTTATTTCAAGTCAGGAGTTTAATTCTTATCATAGGTTTTGATAAGATTTAGACCCTGCCTTGAAGAGTATAGGCAGAATTCATGATCGTAATTAATAAAAATTAAAAAAACAAAAAACAAAAAAATAAAAAAACAAAAAATGCAATGGAACATTTTGAGTAGGAAGGAAAAGAAATTTTCGGCGCCAAGCATCGGCGTACCGGAATTGAAAGAGAACGGGGCTGTTGGATTGAGGGTGGTTAATATGCCATCCGGCGCAAGGACAATAATTTTTTTCGTTCTTTCGAGAGATCATTCGGAAGAAAGAAAGTTTCATGTGGCGTCGGATGGGAGATACCTTCTAACGGGTCTGCCACCTGGGGATTATAAATTCCAGGCAAAGGCAGAAGCCGAAGGCACCAATGGCGAATGGTCGCCACTGACAAACGGCATAAACGTGCCGGATGTGAATGCCAGCACTGATCCCGATCCCGAAGAGGATTACCTCAAGCAGTTGAAGAAGATTAATCTTCAACAGCAGCAGGAGGCTTTTCAGCTGACCTTAATGATGTTATCGGGGGCCACCGGCGGAGACCAAGACATCCCCACCATGAAGGCTGAATATGAAATAATAAGCATGCAAAACAAAATCCTTCAGAGGCAGAGGGATTTACAAGCGATGCGCACTGCGATGCAGAGGCAGATGCAGCAGATGAGGGAGAGTGCTTCCAAACAGATGGAAGCGGTGAGGAAAATTGCTCAAAAAGAGCAAGAGCAGAGCCTCTCCTCTCTTGACCTCGACATCAGTGATATCGCCGGCGATGATAAAGGTAAAGACGACGATAAAAAACCGTAATGTGCGCGGGCGTTATAGAGCAAGAGACAATTAAGAGTTATTCAATTTGTCTTTTGCTCTTTTTTATTTTTTCTCCTTTTTCTCTTTTGGCGCTCGGAATATTTGAGAGATTTCCTCAATATTTTTCTTTTCTTCTTGTATCGCCGTTCTCCCCGTCGCTCCTGTTATTCCCACTTCTATATCTTGTAAACTCTTCTTTTCCGTATCTATCCAGTTGTTAGCTATCCTTACTGCTTGAGCCTTGATATCCGCATTGAAAAGATT
Coding sequences:
- a CDS encoding conjugal transfer protein TraC, coding for MNLPFFKKRTEMPKDISRKQTIEARDIIAPSSVVINFDHIELERKKARSFSIFSYPRYLSTGWFSPIINLNSPMDIGIHINPIDTGPVLKKLRKKVTEVTADISEKSEKGEIRDPALEVAFQDMETLRDSLQTAQEKMFQMGLYLTVYGDNLDQLKDDQNTLRSILESRLIYLNLALYQQKEGFNSTAPYGKDQLQVYTSMNTEPLSSVFPFVSSDLSSNEGILYGLNKHNNSLILFDRFTLENSNMVIFAKSGSGKSYLEKIEILRQLMQGVDVIVLDPENEFRTLSDAVGGSFLDISLSAPNHINPFDLPEPREGERPEDILRSNIINLVGLLRIMLGGLTPEEDAIIDRALSETYASKDITPETNPKEWRKNLPILEDLETVLETMEGADSLVRRIKKFTKGTFSQFFNQTTNISTDKPLVVFGIRDMEDELRPMAMFIVMRYIWNKVRSELKKRILVIDEAWWLMKSEDGASFLYGICKRARKYWLGVTTITQDVNDFMKSSYGQPIISNSSIQILLKQSPATIGTVKQTFNLTEEEKYLLLESEVGEGIFFAGQKHVAIKVIASYAEDQIITTSPEEIIKIRKAKKVTL
- a CDS encoding four helix bundle protein; the encoded protein is MTNEIRSEDAGNKKIYNLGERTAVFGEEIVKFATRIPKNVITLPLITQLVKAGTSIGANYCEADGAESRKDFEHKIGICKKESKETKYWLRIIKITIPESKHDAERLWQEAQELTLIFSSIRNSSQKRPGN